A single Triticum dicoccoides isolate Atlit2015 ecotype Zavitan chromosome 2A, WEW_v2.0, whole genome shotgun sequence DNA region contains:
- the LOC119356551 gene encoding uncharacterized protein LOC119356551 isoform X1, with translation MARPKKAKAAPAPAPPAVCEALLLATVCMVGLPVEVQVRDGSAYAGVFHTASLDAGYGVVLKKARKIANGKDNANLVLGAFVDTLVVLPDDLVQVIAKDFSLATKDISKTSACDVVAASGLTQPQTSHLGDPKASRQVEKCSRLCQNSDNPTGKIAPMNSNAANVCSPIEHIVPNWNAIPTSADIGSKEGNVVNSVLATPVVASNVKTSQPINNSSIKAVMSSKTTAKESKLNPHAKVFAPSFASSRPVLAAASPVNPNYISNSVSGVPTGVPVFQTHSHPGSSSLSSKVVHYNNLAPGNFGMSPQYVQSVVGHNVGRLDPARLGTPYHPLQVGSTYISPSPQPMVDGKFSPVVYVHPVSQDAMRGTPVMSQVWPRPLLLNSHQGSLQKFQAGTAPFFGAPPVMATGNLPMVMPSPATLVQPFQAIHPIMVPSATSMYPGKYM, from the exons ATGGCCCGCCCCAAAAAGGCCaaggcggcgccggcgccggcgccgccggcCGTCTGCGAGGCGCTGCTGCTGGCGACCGTCTGCATGGTCGGCCTCCCCGTTGAGGTCCAGGTCCGCGACGGATCCGCCTACGCCGGCGTCTTCCACACCGCCTCCCTCGACGCCGGATACG GTGTTGTGCTAAAGAAAGCAAGGAAGATTGCAAACGGAAAGGACAATGCCAATCTAGTGCTGGGAGCTTTTGTGGACACTCTTGTTGTTCTCCCAGATGATCTTGTGCAAGTGATTGCAAAG GACTTCTCCCTTGCTACTAAAGATATTTCTAAAACTAGTGCTTGTGATGTGGTGGCAGCCAGTGGATTGACGCAGCCTCAAACTTCACATTTGGGAGACCCAAAAGCATCCAG ACAGGTTGAGAAGTGCAGCAGGCTGTGTCAGAATAGTGATAACCCCACTGGGAAAATTGCTCCAA TGAACAGTAATGCTGCAAATGTCTGCTCTCCAATTGAACATATAGTGCCAAATTGGAATGCAATTCCAACTTCTGCTGATATTGGATCAAAAGAGGGAAATGTTGTTAATTCAGTTTTAGCTACTCCTGTGGTAGCTTCAAATGTTAAAACATCTCAACCCATCAACAATTCATCTATTAAAGCTGTCATGTCAAGCAAAACCACTGCTAAG GAATCCAAACTCAATCCCCATGCTAAGGTCTTCGCTCCATCTTTTGCAAGTTCCAGACCAGTACTTGCAGCTGCATCCCCCGTTAACCCAAACTATATCTCAAACTCGGTCTCTGGAGTTCCAACTGGTGTACCTGTATTTCAAACTCACTCGCATCCAGGCAGTTCGTCTCTATCCAGCAAGGTTGTTCATTATAATAACCTGGCTCCTGGAAACTTTGGAATGTCACCTCAATATGTTCAATCA GTTGTGGGGCATAATGTCGGAAGGCTAGATCCTGCAAGACTCGGTACACCATATCACCCCTTGCAAGTGGGATCAACCTATATCAGCCCTAGTCCTCAGCCT ATGGTCGATGGGAAATTCAGTCCTGTTGTTTATGTTCATCCAGTTTCTCAG GATGCTATGCGTGGAACACCAGTTATGTCCCAAGTATGGCCTCGCCCTTTGCTGTTGAACTCGCATCAAGGTAGCTTGCAAAAGTTTCAAG CAGGCACTGCCCCGTTCTTTGGGGCTCCGCCAGTCATGGCAACTGGGAACCTGCCCATGGTGATGCCGAGCCCTGCAACGCTTGTGCAGCCATTCCAGGCCATTCATCCAATCATGGTTCCTTCCGCGACCAGTATGTATCCGGGCAAATACATGTAA
- the LOC119356551 gene encoding uncharacterized protein LOC119356551 isoform X3, with product MARPKKAKAAPAPAPPAVCEALLLATVCMVGLPVEVQVRDGSAYAGVFHTASLDAGYGVVLKKARKIANGKDNANLVLGAFVDTLVVLPDDLVQVIAKDFSLATKDISKTSACDVVAASGLTQPQTSHLGDPKASRQVEKCSRLCQNSDNPTGKIAPMNSNAANVCSPIEHIVPNWNAIPTSADIGSKEGNVVNSVLATPVVASNVKTSQPINNSSIKAVMSSKTTAKESKLNPHAKVFAPSFASSRPVLAAASPVNPNYISNSVSGVPTGVPVFQTHSHPGSSSLSSKVVHYNNLAPGNFGMSPQYVQSVVGHNVGRLDPARLGTPYHPLQVGSTYISPSPQPMVDGKFSPVVYVHPVSQDAMRGTPVMSQVWPRPLLLNSHQAGTAPFFGAPPVMATGNLPMVMPSPATLVQPFQAIHPIMVPSATSMYPGKYM from the exons ATGGCCCGCCCCAAAAAGGCCaaggcggcgccggcgccggcgccgccggcCGTCTGCGAGGCGCTGCTGCTGGCGACCGTCTGCATGGTCGGCCTCCCCGTTGAGGTCCAGGTCCGCGACGGATCCGCCTACGCCGGCGTCTTCCACACCGCCTCCCTCGACGCCGGATACG GTGTTGTGCTAAAGAAAGCAAGGAAGATTGCAAACGGAAAGGACAATGCCAATCTAGTGCTGGGAGCTTTTGTGGACACTCTTGTTGTTCTCCCAGATGATCTTGTGCAAGTGATTGCAAAG GACTTCTCCCTTGCTACTAAAGATATTTCTAAAACTAGTGCTTGTGATGTGGTGGCAGCCAGTGGATTGACGCAGCCTCAAACTTCACATTTGGGAGACCCAAAAGCATCCAG ACAGGTTGAGAAGTGCAGCAGGCTGTGTCAGAATAGTGATAACCCCACTGGGAAAATTGCTCCAA TGAACAGTAATGCTGCAAATGTCTGCTCTCCAATTGAACATATAGTGCCAAATTGGAATGCAATTCCAACTTCTGCTGATATTGGATCAAAAGAGGGAAATGTTGTTAATTCAGTTTTAGCTACTCCTGTGGTAGCTTCAAATGTTAAAACATCTCAACCCATCAACAATTCATCTATTAAAGCTGTCATGTCAAGCAAAACCACTGCTAAG GAATCCAAACTCAATCCCCATGCTAAGGTCTTCGCTCCATCTTTTGCAAGTTCCAGACCAGTACTTGCAGCTGCATCCCCCGTTAACCCAAACTATATCTCAAACTCGGTCTCTGGAGTTCCAACTGGTGTACCTGTATTTCAAACTCACTCGCATCCAGGCAGTTCGTCTCTATCCAGCAAGGTTGTTCATTATAATAACCTGGCTCCTGGAAACTTTGGAATGTCACCTCAATATGTTCAATCA GTTGTGGGGCATAATGTCGGAAGGCTAGATCCTGCAAGACTCGGTACACCATATCACCCCTTGCAAGTGGGATCAACCTATATCAGCCCTAGTCCTCAGCCT ATGGTCGATGGGAAATTCAGTCCTGTTGTTTATGTTCATCCAGTTTCTCAG GATGCTATGCGTGGAACACCAGTTATGTCCCAAGTATGGCCTCGCCCTTTGCTGTTGAACTCGCATCAAG CAGGCACTGCCCCGTTCTTTGGGGCTCCGCCAGTCATGGCAACTGGGAACCTGCCCATGGTGATGCCGAGCCCTGCAACGCTTGTGCAGCCATTCCAGGCCATTCATCCAATCATGGTTCCTTCCGCGACCAGTATGTATCCGGGCAAATACATGTAA
- the LOC119356551 gene encoding uncharacterized protein LOC119356551 isoform X2, translating into MARPKKAKAAPAPAPPAVCEALLLATVCMVGLPVEVQVRDGSAYAGVFHTASLDAGYGVVLKKARKIANGKDNANLVLGAFVDTLVVLPDDLVQVIAKDFSLATKDISKTSACDVVAASGLTQPQTSHLGDPKASRQVEKCSRLCQNSDNPTGKIAPMNSNAANVCSPIEHIVPNWNAIPTSADIGSKEGNVVNSVLATPVVASNVKTSQPINNSSIKAVMSSKTTAKESKLNPHAKVFAPSFASSRPVLAAASPVNPNYISNSVSGVPTGVPVFQTHSHPGSSSLSSKVVHYNNLAPGNFGMSPQYVQSVVGHNVGRLDPARLGTPYHPLQVGSTYISPSPQPMVDGKFSPVVYVHPVSQDAMRGTPVMSQVWPRPLLLNSHQGSLQKFQGTAPFFGAPPVMATGNLPMVMPSPATLVQPFQAIHPIMVPSATSMYPGKYM; encoded by the exons ATGGCCCGCCCCAAAAAGGCCaaggcggcgccggcgccggcgccgccggcCGTCTGCGAGGCGCTGCTGCTGGCGACCGTCTGCATGGTCGGCCTCCCCGTTGAGGTCCAGGTCCGCGACGGATCCGCCTACGCCGGCGTCTTCCACACCGCCTCCCTCGACGCCGGATACG GTGTTGTGCTAAAGAAAGCAAGGAAGATTGCAAACGGAAAGGACAATGCCAATCTAGTGCTGGGAGCTTTTGTGGACACTCTTGTTGTTCTCCCAGATGATCTTGTGCAAGTGATTGCAAAG GACTTCTCCCTTGCTACTAAAGATATTTCTAAAACTAGTGCTTGTGATGTGGTGGCAGCCAGTGGATTGACGCAGCCTCAAACTTCACATTTGGGAGACCCAAAAGCATCCAG ACAGGTTGAGAAGTGCAGCAGGCTGTGTCAGAATAGTGATAACCCCACTGGGAAAATTGCTCCAA TGAACAGTAATGCTGCAAATGTCTGCTCTCCAATTGAACATATAGTGCCAAATTGGAATGCAATTCCAACTTCTGCTGATATTGGATCAAAAGAGGGAAATGTTGTTAATTCAGTTTTAGCTACTCCTGTGGTAGCTTCAAATGTTAAAACATCTCAACCCATCAACAATTCATCTATTAAAGCTGTCATGTCAAGCAAAACCACTGCTAAG GAATCCAAACTCAATCCCCATGCTAAGGTCTTCGCTCCATCTTTTGCAAGTTCCAGACCAGTACTTGCAGCTGCATCCCCCGTTAACCCAAACTATATCTCAAACTCGGTCTCTGGAGTTCCAACTGGTGTACCTGTATTTCAAACTCACTCGCATCCAGGCAGTTCGTCTCTATCCAGCAAGGTTGTTCATTATAATAACCTGGCTCCTGGAAACTTTGGAATGTCACCTCAATATGTTCAATCA GTTGTGGGGCATAATGTCGGAAGGCTAGATCCTGCAAGACTCGGTACACCATATCACCCCTTGCAAGTGGGATCAACCTATATCAGCCCTAGTCCTCAGCCT ATGGTCGATGGGAAATTCAGTCCTGTTGTTTATGTTCATCCAGTTTCTCAG GATGCTATGCGTGGAACACCAGTTATGTCCCAAGTATGGCCTCGCCCTTTGCTGTTGAACTCGCATCAAGGTAGCTTGCAAAAGTTTCAAG GCACTGCCCCGTTCTTTGGGGCTCCGCCAGTCATGGCAACTGGGAACCTGCCCATGGTGATGCCGAGCCCTGCAACGCTTGTGCAGCCATTCCAGGCCATTCATCCAATCATGGTTCCTTCCGCGACCAGTATGTATCCGGGCAAATACATGTAA